The Astyanax mexicanus isolate ESR-SI-001 chromosome 4, AstMex3_surface, whole genome shotgun sequence genome segment aatgcactctgtgtattgaccattgcagtaaaataaatgatattgggcagatacagtctgcttctgatagatacaataaacgaaccaatgataaatattttcaacaggacaattttaaaatcgtattgtaattgttaagaagagctagctggtattaaaccatgtagaagccactgtggtgcatctgattaaaatgctggagatgatgtactctgaaaacagtatttactgcagcagaggagttgtggtatatacagaatagatgaatgcaatccgactgtgtgagtgtgtgattctgaaacaacagatataaaagggatacttactacttgaaacacattactgactacaatttacaacactaacacctaaacaaagatacacacttctatgaggtgttatctggtaataataataggcagatcagaaacagctagaagctatacagagatatacaaagagctgatcagttagcatagcatgtaactccttgaaagtacacctacaactaggaaagtaatagttatctacactttatgaataaacagcagtgtaggtacttacaggtatctgaatgcacacaagaattaaatgtcctcggtaatcccacaaaactttactaagctgcacaccgtccactatctccactgttcctctacagaagtcctctctatctgtggtatgcaagcccccaactgaggcccctcagtctcagcatcgctctgattggctaaacaagcggaagcatgagggttgcaggcactgtgggtgggactcagtggaggagctatttagctcctgaagtctttgggccaactcttggctcagtaattgtaaaatataaataaatataaataatctcaggtgtgtttgtgcttctaataatgatataaaacattatgttctaaagaacagattcttctattaaatctctgcaggccctatttaccataataagaacagaaacattcaccaagactcactgatttgtacactgtagagaaaagaatatatgaattataagaaacagtgaaggtgtgagtaatgttttaaaaaaacaactaaatttaagtttaagaactgtgtaaataaacgttaaatctgttagctagtaaacgctaacaattaaataaactgaggtaaaatttgaggataatttactcttactgaggcaaattagcttaaaacagatagtaatttgtagaattgttagaatggtggcaattagttcctccaaaccgtttaaaaacctttctaggtcacagaaaacagaaaataaatgctctttctcctcagaaactttgggtacattcagtagctagcttagccaacactaggaagctagctaattcagctttttcctaacttaccaaaatcagcctttaattatactaattaaatctgaattagtttaatctcataaatttacccataaattatttgtgcttttctcagtttattaaacagtataagagaaagagagctaattccctgctaactctgttagctgctaacaggctaatgttgacaggaatctgacaggagagaatctactgctgaatcaaagcctcataaagagcagggggctcatttataaagagtgcgtacgcataaaaagagggcagaaatgtgcataagcaacatctcacgcaagaattgtgatttataaagaaatacttggcgtgaaaacgagcgtacatttaagcaaggtttaaggcatgcgtatgccttcaaaagtgtgcggagagagcgggaattagtggcatcatgtggtaaagtagggaattgttagtaaatgtgcaagcttttcttccttccgcatattagttaccacataaatcaaaattaacaaaggaagattaagcattactttactttattttttactttattacatatttttttctgcatgtatagttaaaattatttctgtatcttattctgtattatatgtatatgtattgttaattttccactaacttgtatatttcactttgtagtttatatcagttttatttgtattatctgttttatctcacagttgcaaaatctaaaggtgctatatatatatatatatatatatatatatatatatatatatatatatatatatattagtcggggctacatgaggaatatgcgagagtggcgtatcccatactgagataccaaatgaatgcttgaaagagaatacaaattacatttaagaaaaaaaatatgcaagaaataaaaaataaataaataccggccgtaaaacactgttaaacactgttgttgtttggacatttagttaggctagctaccaataataatggtcagtaaaacagcaaacactgttgtttggacatttagttaggctagctaccaataataaaagtcagtaaaacggcaaatgctacatttatacatttagctaggctagctaccaataataatgttcagtaaatcagcaaactgcatatttgaacatttagctagctagcaaacaataataatagtcattaaaacagcaaatgctacatttgtacatttagctaggctagctaacaataacaatagacagtaaaacaggaaatgctttgtttatacatttggtcagtaaaatagcaaatcctgtatcttggcacgagatctcacgagattaagacgtgacgatatttctcgtcaagcttaaacctctcacagtttagtgtggactttttaagatacaacactggcaactggcaacacagtagcagcgagtttggtggttgagcagtgagcagaagaggaaaattcggggaatttgcatagaacagaggtcacgggcggaccgtggtccgggtccggacccaaacctattgagaaggatttaattgtatacacgctttgcggcgcagtaaatcacagaccaatcacgtgtgaggtaatatcaccaaccactctcttcagtcaatcagatctgtgcagacgtggaaaaaataaataaataaacacaccgctcctcacgcgggatcgaacccgtgttgtcagggtcgcggttccgctgctccggctgttgaattgggacatggccgtgaaaaaacgcctttataaggagatagtgagcctgggcgagaatgggcggaaaaacgagaacggacgaaaactaaagtcacgccgagtgcgacagagagacaggcgaggaattttgtataactggatcattctgaattctaattaaatactcctggcatagaagatgcttctgctacttttaacagagtgacagacggtaacagagtgaccaacaagactgtactgtgcttaaaacatgttctgtctctgtttgcacttcaagcagagtcttaatatgactggttatgcatagttacattacaagagatttaggagaaaaaaaacacaaaccatagtcttaatataactggatatgacaatctcagggctataggtttcatgtcaaacatgtgttgagaacacacaatgagactggagatctgcaatataaaagctgtttattaaaacacacatgggtaaatatagaggtgaagcaatacaaagataatagtttgtactggataaaaacaattaagaaactacattatttggatattcttagtaactttggagattaaaaaaaccataagcaacatttaatattcaataaggaaaagataagagagtataaaacttgagtaatacaacacaaccaaatatccctctatatccctctatagtaacagatttttaattggactgaaccatagacaaacaagaacaccagcagagggagtgaatgagcctgtaaccttactgcacaacagtaactaacctaaaaactgagctctgtctcacaaagaatgtcctggaatattcaaacttacaagacatacaaacataacatggaattctatacacatcatccctggataagaatagtttcgctgaacctgtaaaatccattgttaaatacagttcatatttgtttctggtggaatttatgatttgcgcttttaattgccatgggacaaatttgggacatttttctctcctgtgtgaatgcgctggtgttttttgagatcactctgtttagtaaaactcttcccacagtctgagcagtgatatggttttactccagtgtgaatgcgctggtgacttttgagattactctgtttagtaaaactcttcccacagtctgagcagtgatatggtttctctcctgtgtgaatgcactggtgttttttgagatcactctgtgtagtaaaactcttcccacagtctgagcagtgatacggtttctctcctgtgtgaatgcgctggtgatttctgagagtactctgttcagtaaaactcttcccacagtccgagcagtgatgcggtttctctcctgtgtgaatgcgctgatgccgtttgacagtctccagttgattaaagctcttcccacagtctgagcagtaataaggtttctctcctgtgtgaatgcgctggtgttttttgagatcactctgttgattaaaactcttcccacagtctgagcagtgatgcagtttctctcctgtgtgaatgcgctggtgttttttgagatcactctgttgattaaaactctttccacagtctgagcagtgatgcggtttctctcctgtgtgaatgcgctgatgccgtttgacagtctccagtcgattaaagctcttcccacagtctgagcagtaataaggtttctctcctgtgtgaatgcgctggtgttttttgagatcactctgttgattaaaactctttccacagtctgagcagtgatacggtttctctcctgtgtgaatgcgctgatgtattttaagtttactctgtgtaataaaactcttcctacagtctggacagtgatatggtttctctcctgtgtgaatgcgctggtgttttttgagatcactctgggtagtaaaactcttcccacagtctgagcagtgatacggtctctctcctgtgtgaatgcgctggtgttttttgagattactctgtttagtaaaactcttgacagagtgctgatgtttctccatgtcgggacttggcttcatttgtcttttaaatgtagcaaacaatttctgcgtgttctggagaaacttcaggaaggcttctgctttacctctttcagtagtttaactttgctcttagttaaatatcctggttgttggtgatgaatttcaggaaaatattttaatttctggaaaacacaaagaaaaatgccattgaatattaaaataaaagcaggtcaattaactaaagagattctaagtcattctaagtgagtgatgttaccctttaatctgaagctttgaggcgtgtgccgaaaaaacgacacacattggttcaaatcacattgccgatgcttgatttgttcttcatcacgacagatgatgtccaaaggtttttcctttaaaccaatttataaatgtttccacacattaaccaaatacattaatccaaatcaatgcttcacaaacctgattttttttttaacaactcctgataacagttcattattttccaccacactggcttcaggctaacagtgatatgcgctcctgagttcaagatgtgttttttggaaatgttgatccgatgcagttgtcttgttggtgcagggaattgtagttcaaaataaaatcacagcaaaataatgacctctttactgttacaacacatcaaccaacctccaacaggagtgtaaaacataagagtctcttttgtttactaaaggttaacacaattataacaatttgtaagaattcatattattttatgtagttctttttcaattctttttgtagtctttttaacctcttacacaaatgtttgtgtatttttgtcaagttgctcaaagtgtgattcttcttcttattattattatcaaattcatgtttttgttattattatcatcattattaaagtatcagcaaaagagcagctggagactgtattccacagtaatggtttaactgggatttcttaaaaacagcggggctaaagatgttgtaatttgctaatatttgtgtttgttattacagtgaaatagcaagttttctgttaaatcagtaagctaataaatggtacttgtgaaattcctcttcttgcctgaacttttcctcactataatcactaaatctttcattcttacatttaatattttacaagtggacttttattttggcggGAGAGTCACGTGACTTaccagcaactgttgtggtggaaccggaataagtaaaggaaaattaactaaactaaactaaactagtgtaactaagaaatgtgtagagactgatcacacaaacttaaaaaggaatttccacagaactgatttatctcaggtgtgtgttagtgatgtgggggggggggcaggagtgtgaggttccgttatcctgtgtatgatctgtaaagcccccccatccccagctccgcgaccccctactgcagactgctgagcagagctaggagaagatccagtgctggtggtgtaaatgctgcacatgctgaaggtgctgaaggtggtgtgggtgtaggagtgaatgtagaacagcgtgttgaagagagagagagagagagagagagagagagagagagagagagagagagagagagagagagagagagagagagagagagagagagagagagagagaacttctccataccttctgtagttcagctgatcccgctcttcctccggcgctccagctacagaccccggaagctcagcgtcatccgggttatgtagagccccgccccctcccccgctatatcacattataccccatcaccgctagagggagcccgcgagggagtcctcaatgcatggagctgaatggagctaaacagctaaaactctcatttaaaacactgtataactacttctctggggttttcctttaattttacaaagtagaacaaagtatttcactaaaataggaaagaaaacgtacctctatatttccattttctgaaactaatgttttgtattcagtagatttactagcattactgctactgatgctggagttacacccagaactcatttaaatggattaaaactgcagtttataagctttaataattatctctgcggtgatgcaacttgtctcatttcttttattgttgagattgtgtaaatatgaatgagagtttgtttaaatgttttcttcttgttggtacttacatagatgaaaatagtaatctactaaaataaataggaaaacatatttaaatataactggaacttacttgggttgtgggggctgctgctaaatggttgttagaattgggttaactgcacttacattaaactctaaaattaaagcagcaattgcagttctggacagtatgcagatctcattagtcttaataatgaaaaggtaggacatttttcatgttctttctgtttacaactcactctgaggaattctgagcacttcagagcactgactggtgtgtcacgggagagtgtagggtactacaatcaaaagggtTGCATTattgaatactacatactgggcggtgtgtagtatgcagtacatactagtgcagtatgcagtatagtagtatgccatttcgaatacagcctaggactgagataaagtgagctatggctagctgctcactttctcttattatggctagacactgaaagcgggttttacctctttgaaaacttgaatgatcttaatttgtacatccgagtatcaattaaagacattgaaggtattttttctgaaagagaaccgcgtttaggtgttggctagcgttcatgtttggtaattataactagaaagctagctagcagccacaaagtgagcctctgagattatcaacgaataaacgtataataataaaaaacgtatcaccataaatacatgatatacaaataaacatattccatattatcatacatcacataaaacattacttattcccatacaatatgaaaagtgactttataatatcgcaatttatcaccaccatatccaccacatcttacctcagaaagagctgaataactttccagttgcacaa includes the following:
- the LOC125801310 gene encoding zinc finger protein 271-like; the encoded protein is MKPSPDMEKHQHSVKSFTKQSNLKKHQRIHTGERPYHCSDCGKSFTTQSDLKKHQRIHTGEKPYHCPDCRKSFITQSKLKIHQRIHTGEKPYHCSDCGKSFNQQSDLKKHQRIHTGEKPYYCSDCGKSFNRLETVKRHQRIHTGEKPHHCSDCGKSFNQQSDLKKHQRIHTGEKLHHCSDCGKSFNQQSDLKKHQRIHTGEKPYYCSDCGKSFNQLETVKRHQRIHTGEKPHHCSDCGKSFTEQSTLRNHQRIHTGEKPYHCSDCGKSFTTQSDLKKHQCIHTGEKPYHCSDCGKSFTKQSNLKSHQRIHTGVKPYHCSDCGKSFTKQSDLKKHQRIHTGEKNVPNLSHGN